From the genome of Helicobacter pylori, one region includes:
- a CDS encoding ATP-dependent helicase, whose product MLETLQLNPEQLKAASALKGYNLVIASAGTGKTSTIVGRILYLLDNGIKPEEILLLTFTNKASSEMIARVAKYSKLSSKIEAGTFHAVAYRYLKEHYPNLSLKQPKELRKLLESIVDTKNALADDDKKPYTPQHLYALYSLYTNALKQEDFSAWLSSKNPEHTPYAAFYENILKEFENTKKKHNYMDYNDLLLLFKKTMLERSSPYKEVLCDEFQDTNPLQESILDAINPPSLFCVGDYDQSIYAFNGADISIISNFTQKYKNAQVFTLTKNYRSSKEILDLANQVIQHNQRIYPKNLEVVKSGRFNKPTLLNYNDNIAQCQDIAKRIVMRKNFKEVAVIFRNNASADQLEAALRSHNVPSKRKGSTSFFESKEVALALDICALIFNPKDIMAAIHVLSYISDIGSNTAKDIHEALMLLGDGDLKSALIQPNKEAKIYTKKKEITSMGLFEEIFALENSSRFNSVMDKAFHSHPVLMHPKISLNGAKMLSDFFILYTKASTHSPSALITHILKSAFFQTFKTRLLKERSKNKDGSYNEFKKLQAQKRFNEKMDLLSSLAKNYQNLGRFLNGTLIGSSEATQGEGVNLLSVHASKGLEFKDVYIIDLMEGRFPNHKLMNTGGGIEEERRLFYVAITRAKENLWLSYAKNELRENAKPKEHKPSVFLYEAGLLKPDSK is encoded by the coding sequence TTGTTAGAAACTTTGCAATTAAACCCTGAGCAATTAAAAGCGGCTTCGGCTTTGAAAGGGTATAATTTAGTGATTGCGAGCGCTGGCACAGGAAAGACTTCTACGATTGTGGGGCGCATTTTATACCTGCTTGATAACGGCATCAAGCCTGAAGAAATCTTGCTTTTGACTTTCACCAATAAAGCGAGTAGTGAAATGATTGCAAGGGTGGCTAAATATTCCAAATTAAGCTCCAAAATTGAAGCGGGCACTTTCCATGCGGTGGCGTATCGCTATTTAAAAGAGCATTACCCTAATTTAAGCCTAAAGCAGCCTAAAGAATTGCGAAAACTTTTAGAAAGCATTGTGGACACTAAAAACGCGCTGGCAGATGACGATAAAAAGCCCTACACTCCGCAGCATTTATACGCTCTCTATTCTCTTTATACCAACGCTCTCAAACAAGAAGATTTTAGCGCATGGCTTTCTAGTAAAAACCCTGAACACACGCCATACGCCGCCTTTTATGAAAACATTTTAAAAGAATTTGAAAACACTAAAAAAAAGCATAATTATATGGACTATAACGACTTACTGCTGCTGTTTAAAAAAACGATGCTAGAAAGATCTAGCCCTTATAAAGAAGTGCTTTGCGATGAGTTTCAAGACACTAACCCCTTACAAGAATCCATTTTAGACGCTATCAACCCTCCCAGTTTGTTTTGCGTGGGCGATTACGATCAGAGCATTTACGCTTTTAATGGAGCGGATATTTCTATTATTTCTAATTTCACTCAAAAATACAAAAACGCCCAGGTTTTCACGCTCACCAAAAACTACCGCTCTTCTAAAGAGATTTTAGATCTCGCTAATCAAGTGATACAGCATAACCAACGCATTTACCCTAAAAATTTAGAAGTGGTGAAATCAGGGCGTTTCAATAAACCCACGCTTTTAAATTACAACGACAATATCGCGCAATGCCAAGACATCGCTAAACGCATTGTCATGCGAAAGAATTTTAAAGAAGTGGCAGTGATTTTTAGGAATAACGCGAGCGCGGATCAATTAGAAGCCGCTTTAAGATCCCACAATGTGCCAAGCAAAAGAAAAGGGAGCACAAGCTTTTTTGAATCCAAAGAAGTGGCGTTAGCGTTAGATATTTGCGCGCTAATCTTTAACCCTAAAGACATTATGGCGGCAATTCATGTTTTAAGCTATATCAGCGATATTGGCTCTAACACCGCTAAAGATATTCATGAGGCCTTAATGCTTTTAGGCGATGGCGATCTCAAATCAGCCTTAATTCAGCCTAATAAAGAAGCCAAAATTTACACGAAGAAAAAAGAAATCACCTCTATGGGGCTTTTTGAAGAAATCTTTGCCCTAGAAAACAGCTCAAGGTTTAATAGCGTGATGGATAAAGCGTTTCATTCGCACCCGGTGTTGATGCACCCTAAAATCTCACTCAATGGGGCTAAAATGCTTAGCGATTTTTTCATTCTTTATACCAAAGCCTCTACCCATTCCCCTAGCGCTTTAATCACACACATTCTAAAAAGCGCGTTTTTTCAAACCTTTAAAACACGCCTTTTAAAAGAGCGATCCAAAAATAAGGATGGCTCTTATAACGAGTTTAAAAAACTCCAAGCGCAAAAACGCTTCAATGAAAAAATGGACTTACTGAGTTCTTTGGCAAAAAATTACCAAAATTTAGGGCGTTTTTTAAACGGCACTTTAATAGGCTCTAGTGAAGCCACGCAAGGTGAGGGCGTGAATCTATTGAGCGTGCATGCTTCTAAAGGCTTAGAATTTAAAGATGTTTATATTATAGATTTAATGGAGGGCCGTTTCCCTAACCACAAGCTCATGAATACCGGTGGGGGCATTGAAGAAGAAAGGCGGCTTTTTTATGTCGCTATCACAAGGGCTAAGGAAAATTTATGGCTTTCTTATGCGAAAAACGAATTGAGAGAAAACGCCAAACCTAAAGAGCATAAGCCCTCGGTGTTTTTGTATGAAGCGGGGCTTTTGAAACCCGATTCAAAATAA
- the hofG gene encoding outer membrane beta-barrel protein HofG, which produces MRQEKYFLTSSLSLLSFLLYPVEAFDYRFSGRVENFSKIGFNNSQINTKKGIYPTESFIDIVTLAQVKVNLLPKGTENHRLSFSLGGAIAAIPYDKTKYDINQANGKIFGSIVENFIGGYHGYFFNKYLGPAYAGTSQSASYHARPYVVDTAFLRYDYKDVFGFKAGRYEANIDFMSGSNQGWEVYYQPYKTETQRLRFWWWSSFGRGLAFNSWIYEFFATVPYLKKGGNPSNSNDFINYGWHGITTTYSYRGLDAQFFYYFAPKTYNAPGFKLVYDTNRNFENVGFRSQSMIMTTFPLYYRGWYNPETNTYSLEDSTPHGSLLGRNGVTLNIRQVFWWDNFNWSIGFYNTFGNSDAFLGSHTMPRGNNTSYIGNEISITTRHAGMIGYDFWDNTAYDGLADAITNANTFTFYTSVGGIHKRFAWHVFGRVSHANKNALGQVGRANEYSLQFNASYAFTESVLLNFRITYYGARINKGYQAGYFGAPKFNNPDGDFNANYQDRSYMMTNLTLKF; this is translated from the coding sequence GTGAGGCAAGAAAAGTATTTTTTAACTTCTTCTTTATCGCTTTTATCGTTTTTATTATATCCTGTAGAAGCTTTTGATTATCGGTTTAGTGGTCGTGTGGAAAACTTTTCTAAGATTGGTTTTAACAATTCTCAAATCAATACCAAAAAGGGGATTTATCCTACTGAAAGTTTTATAGATATTGTAACTTTAGCGCAAGTCAAAGTCAATTTACTCCCTAAAGGCACCGAAAACCATAGGCTCTCTTTCTCTTTGGGTGGGGCGATTGCAGCCATTCCTTATGATAAGACTAAGTATGATATTAACCAAGCTAACGGGAAGATTTTTGGCTCAATTGTAGAGAATTTCATTGGGGGCTATCATGGATACTTTTTCAATAAGTATCTTGGCCCTGCTTATGCGGGGACTTCTCAATCAGCGAGCTATCATGCAAGGCCTTATGTGGTGGATACCGCTTTTTTACGATACGATTACAAGGATGTTTTTGGGTTTAAGGCGGGGCGTTATGAAGCGAATATTGATTTTATGAGCGGATCGAATCAGGGGTGGGAAGTGTATTATCAGCCCTATAAGACTGAAACGCAAAGGTTAAGGTTTTGGTGGTGGAGTTCTTTTGGGAGAGGTTTAGCGTTTAACTCTTGGATTTATGAGTTTTTTGCGACAGTGCCTTATTTGAAAAAGGGAGGCAATCCCAGTAACAGCAACGATTTCATCAATTATGGTTGGCATGGGATCACCACGACTTATTCTTATAGAGGTTTAGACGCTCAATTTTTTTATTATTTTGCACCTAAGACTTATAACGCTCCTGGTTTTAAGCTAGTCTATGACACGAATAGGAATTTTGAAAATGTAGGCTTTCGCTCTCAAAGCATGATCATGACAACCTTTCCACTATACTATAGAGGGTGGTATAACCCAGAGACAAACACTTATAGTTTAGAAGACAGCACGCCTCATGGCTCGTTGTTAGGGAGGAATGGCGTTACTTTAAATATCCGCCAGGTTTTTTGGTGGGATAATTTCAACTGGTCCATTGGCTTTTACAACACCTTTGGCAATTCAGACGCTTTTTTAGGCTCTCACACGATGCCAAGGGGTAATAACACTTCCTATATCGGTAATGAAATCTCCATAACGACTAGGCATGCCGGAATGATTGGCTATGATTTTTGGGATAATACGGCTTATGATGGGCTGGCTGATGCGATCACTAACGCTAACACTTTCACTTTTTACACTTCTGTTGGAGGGATCCATAAGCGTTTTGCATGGCATGTTTTTGGGCGCGTCTCTCATGCGAATAAAAATGCGTTAGGGCAAGTGGGGAGGGCCAATGAATACTCCTTGCAATTCAATGCGAGCTATGCGTTCACTGAATCGGTTCTTCTTAACTTTAGGATCACTTATTATGGGGCTAGGATCAATAAAGGGTATCAAGCAGGGTATTTTGGAGCGCCCAAATTCAATAACCCGGATGGCGATTTTAACGCTAATTACCAAGACAGAAGTTACATGATGACCAACCTCACGCTGAAGTTTTGA
- the alpB gene encoding Hop family adhesin AlpB: MKQNLKPFKMIKENLMTQSQKVRFLAPLSLALSLSFNQVGAEEDGGFMTFGYELGQVVQQVKNPGKIKAEELAGLLNSTTTNNTNANTAGTGGNVAGTLGNLFMNQLGNLVDLYPTLNTSSIHQCGSSNSGGAAVTAATASSSTCFQGNLNLYNQMVSSIKTLSQDISKNIFQGNNNTTSANLSNQLSELNTASVYLTYMNSFLNANNQAGGIFQNNTNKNYGSNVSAEQIAYILKQASITMGPSGDSGAAQAFLDAALAQHVFNSANAGNDLSAKEFTSLVQNIVNTSQNALTLANNANISNSTGYQVSYGGNIDQARSTQLLNNATNTLAKVTALNNELKANPWLGNFAAGNSSQVNAFNGFITKIGYKQFFGENKNVGLRYYGFFSYNGAGVGNGPTYNQVNLLTYGVGTDVLYNVFSRSFGSRSLNAGFFGGIQLAGDTYISTLRNSPQLAKRPTATKFQFLFDVGLRMNFGILKKDLKSHNQHSIEIGVQIPTIYNTYYKAGGAEVKYFRPYSVYWVYGYAF, from the coding sequence ATGAAACAAAATTTAAAGCCATTCAAAATGATTAAGGAAAATTTAATGACACAATCTCAAAAAGTAAGATTCTTAGCCCCTTTAAGCCTAGCGTTAAGCTTGAGCTTCAATCAAGTAGGCGCTGAAGAAGACGGAGGCTTTATGACCTTTGGGTATGAATTAGGTCAGGTAGTCCAACAAGTGAAAAACCCGGGTAAAATCAAAGCCGAAGAATTAGCGGGCTTGTTAAACTCTACCACGACAAACAACACCAATGCCAATACTGCAGGCACAGGAGGTAATGTCGCTGGGACTTTAGGCAATCTCTTTATGAACCAATTAGGCAATTTGGTTGATTTGTATCCTACTTTGAACACTAGTTCCATCCACCAATGCGGTAGTAGTAATAGTGGTGGTGCTGCTGTTACTGCTGCTACCGCTAGTTCTAGTACTTGTTTCCAAGGTAACCTGAATCTTTATAACCAAATGGTTAGCTCTATCAAAACTTTGAGTCAAGACATCAGCAAGAATATCTTTCAAGGCAATAACAACACCACGAGCGCGAATCTCTCCAATCAGCTCAGTGAGCTTAACACCGCTAGCGTTTATTTGACTTACATGAACTCATTCTTAAACGCTAATAACCAAGCGGGTGGGATTTTTCAAAACAACACTAATAAAAATTATGGAAGTAATGTTAGTGCCGAGCAAATCGCTTATATCCTAAAGCAAGCTTCAATCACTATGGGGCCAAGCGGTGATAGCGGAGCTGCCCAAGCGTTTTTGGATGCCGCTTTAGCGCAACATGTTTTCAACTCTGCTAACGCCGGGAATGATTTGAGCGCTAAGGAATTCACTAGCTTGGTGCAAAATATCGTCAATACTTCTCAAAACGCTTTAACGCTAGCCAACAACGCTAACATTAGCAATTCAACAGGCTATCAGGTAAGCTATGGCGGGAATATTGATCAAGCGCGCTCTACCCAACTATTAAACAACGCCACAAACACTTTGGCTAAAGTCACCGCTTTGAATAACGAGCTTAAAGCTAACCCATGGCTTGGGAATTTCGCTGCCGGTAACAGCTCTCAAGTGAATGCGTTTAACGGGTTTATCACTAAAATCGGTTATAAGCAATTCTTTGGAGAAAACAAGAATGTGGGCTTACGCTACTACGGCTTCTTCAGCTATAATGGCGCGGGCGTGGGTAATGGCCCTACTTACAATCAAGTCAATTTGCTCACTTATGGGGTGGGGACTGATGTGCTTTACAATGTGTTTAGCCGCTCTTTTGGCAGCCGAAGTCTTAATGCAGGCTTCTTTGGGGGGATCCAACTTGCAGGGGATACTTACATCAGCACGCTAAGAAATAGCCCTCAGCTTGCGAAAAGACCTACAGCGACTAAATTCCAATTCTTGTTCGATGTGGGGTTACGCATGAACTTTGGTATCTTGAAAAAAGACTTGAAAAGCCATAACCAGCATTCTATAGAAATCGGTGTACAAATCCCTACGATTTATAACACTTATTATAAAGCTGGTGGCGCTGAAGTGAAATACTTCCGTCCTTATAGCGTGTATTGGGTCTATGGCTACGCTTTCTAA
- the alpA gene encoding Hop family adhesin AlpA, producing the protein MIKKNRTLFLSLALCASMSYAEDDGGFFTVGYQLGQVMQDVQNPGGTKRDELARELNADVTNNILNNNTGGNVAGALSNAFSQYLYSLLGAYPTSLNGNDVSANALLQGAVGSGTCAAAGTAGGSSLNTQSACTAAGYYWLPSLTNRVLSTIGSETNYGTNTNFPNMQQQLTYLNAGNVFFNAMNKALEAKNGTSETSGATGPNNETYSTQAIQYLKGQQTILNNAANLLKQDELLLEAFNSAVAANIGNKEFNSAVFTGLVQGIIDQSQLVYNELTKNTITGSAVNSAGINSNQANSVQGRASQLPNALLNAEETLNKINALNNQVRSMPYLPQFRAGNSRSTNILNGFYTKIGYKQFFGKKRNIGLRYYGFFSYNGASVGFRSTQNNVGLYTYGVGTDVLYNIFSRSYQNRSVDMGFFSGIQLAGETFQSTLRDDPNVKLHGKINNTHFQFLFDFGMRMNFGKLDGKSNRHNQHTVEFGVVVPTIYNTYYKSAGTTVKYFRPYSVYWSYGYSF; encoded by the coding sequence ATGATAAAGAAAAATAGAACGCTGTTTCTTAGTCTAGCCCTTTGCGCTAGCATGAGTTATGCCGAAGATGATGGAGGGTTTTTCACCGTCGGTTATCAGCTTGGGCAAGTCATGCAAGATGTCCAAAACCCAGGCGGCACTAAAAGAGACGAACTCGCAAGAGAGCTTAACGCTGATGTAACGAACAACATTTTAAACAACAACACCGGAGGCAATGTCGCAGGGGCGTTGAGTAACGCTTTCTCCCAATACCTTTATTCGCTTTTAGGGGCGTATCCCACTAGTCTCAATGGTAACGATGTGTCTGCGAACGCTCTTTTACAGGGTGCGGTAGGCAGTGGGACTTGCGCGGCTGCAGGGACAGCTGGTGGCAGCTCTCTTAACACTCAAAGCGCTTGCACCGCTGCGGGCTATTATTGGCTCCCTAGCTTGACTAATAGGGTTTTAAGCACGATCGGTAGTGAGACTAACTACGGCACGAACACCAATTTCCCCAACATGCAACAACAGCTCACCTACTTGAATGCGGGGAATGTGTTTTTTAACGCGATGAATAAGGCTTTAGAGGCTAAGAATGGAACTAGTGAAACTAGTGGTGCGACTGGTCCAAATAATGAAACTTACTCTACACAAGCTATTCAATACCTTAAAGGCCAACAAACAATTCTCAATAACGCAGCCAACTTGCTCAAGCAAGATGAATTGCTTTTAGAAGCTTTCAACTCTGCCGTAGCCGCCAATATTGGGAATAAGGAATTCAATTCAGCCGTTTTTACAGGTTTGGTGCAAGGCATTATTGATCAATCTCAATTGGTTTATAACGAGCTCACTAAAAACACCATTACCGGGAGTGCGGTTAATAGCGCTGGGATAAATTCCAACCAAGCTAACTCTGTGCAAGGACGTGCTAGTCAGCTCCCTAACGCTCTTCTTAACGCAGAAGAAACTTTGAATAAAATCAACGCGCTCAATAATCAGGTTAGAAGCATGCCTTACTTGCCCCAATTCAGAGCCGGGAACAGCCGTTCAACGAATATTTTAAACGGGTTTTACACCAAGATAGGCTATAAGCAATTTTTCGGGAAGAAAAGGAATATCGGTTTGCGCTATTATGGTTTCTTTTCTTATAACGGAGCGAGCGTGGGCTTTAGATCCACTCAAAACAATGTAGGGTTATACACTTATGGGGTGGGGACTGATGTGTTGTATAATATCTTTAGCCGCTCGTATCAAAACCGCTCTGTGGATATGGGCTTTTTTAGCGGTATCCAATTAGCCGGTGAGACTTTCCAATCCACGCTCAGAGACGACCCCAATGTGAAATTGCATGGGAAAATCAATAACACGCACTTCCAGTTCCTTTTTGACTTCGGTATGCGGATGAACTTCGGTAAGTTGGACGGGAAATCCAACCGCCACAACCAGCACACGGTGGAATTTGGCGTAGTGGTGCCTACAATTTATAACACTTATTACAAATCTGCAGGGACTACCGTGAAGTATTTCCGTCCTTATAGCGTTTATTGGTCTTACGGGTATTCATTCTAA